In Hahella sp. KA22, one genomic interval encodes:
- a CDS encoding transposase: MRRTTTSLKDGADKYQVDIHAFVLMTNHVHMLATPVNDQGISRMMQAQGRKYVQYFNYTHSRTGTLWEGRYKSTLVDSETYLLTVYRYIELNPVRAEMVEHASEYPWSSYRHNALGRMIQLIRPHSIYQQLGKTAEERQKHYRLLFRGRMPEQDLSAIREATNKAWVLGNDRFKAEIEAKTGRRAKPLGRGGDRKSEKFRVMKYQ, from the coding sequence ATGAGGCGGACTACAACTTCTCTAAAGGATGGGGCAGACAAATATCAGGTCGACATCCATGCTTTTGTCTTGATGACCAACCATGTTCATATGCTTGCCACCCCTGTAAACGACCAAGGAATAAGTCGAATGATGCAGGCGCAAGGACGCAAGTATGTTCAGTACTTTAACTACACCCATAGCCGCACCGGCACTCTGTGGGAAGGACGTTACAAGTCCACCTTAGTTGATTCTGAGACATACCTGTTAACAGTTTATCGCTATATTGAGCTAAACCCTGTCAGAGCGGAGATGGTGGAGCATGCTTCTGAGTATCCTTGGTCAAGCTATCGGCACAATGCCCTTGGGAGAATGATTCAGTTGATCAGGCCGCATTCGATTTACCAGCAACTGGGTAAAACCGCGGAAGAACGCCAGAAGCATTACCGACTATTATTTCGTGGTCGGATGCCGGAACAAGATTTATCTGCGATCCGGGAAGCGACTAACAAGGCTTGGGTGTTAGGTAATGATCGTTTTAAGGCTGAGATTGAAGCCAAAACTGGAAGACGGGCAAAGCCATTGGGACGAGGAGGAGATAGGAAGTCTGAGAAGTTTCGCGTTATGAAATATCAATGA
- a CDS encoding DUF4288 domain-containing protein produces MSWYAVRNLYHFGVKKSGTNVFEERIVCIHAKDFEEAHKKGKEESEAYALENEFEAHNEQHAYKQDGKKLIDGYELWSELYESDLSLDEFYKEHYLKYMYAPDE; encoded by the coding sequence ATGAGTTGGTATGCAGTTAGAAACCTATATCATTTTGGAGTAAAAAAGTCAGGCACCAACGTATTCGAAGAAAGAATCGTTTGCATTCATGCAAAAGACTTTGAAGAAGCTCATAAAAAAGGAAAAGAAGAGTCTGAAGCCTATGCATTAGAAAATGAATTTGAAGCACACAATGAACAGCATGCGTACAAACAAGATGGAAAAAAATTAATTGATGGATATGAGTTATGGTCAGAGTTATACGAATCGGACCTGAGTTTAGATGAGTTCTACAAAGAGCACTATTTAAAGTACATGTATGCGCCAGATGAGTAG